GGCTTCGGCGATCTCCAGCAGCACCTCACCGGTTGCGGGATTATAAACCGCCTGCTTTTCCCCTTCGCCGCTGACCAGTTGGCCATTAATTAACAGTTGATCTTGCATAGTCATGTCCTGGTTGAGGGTCAGTTATTTCTCGTTGCCAAAGGCGTTCTCGCCCCTGCGGGTCAGCCACCATGCGCCTAAAATCGGCAGCGTGGTCACCAGCATTACCAGCAGCGCCACCACGTTGGTGATCGGCACCTCGCGCGGTCTGCCCAGCTGGTTAAGCAGCCACAGTGGCAGGGTACGTTCGTGTCCGGCGGTAAAGGTGGTGACGATGATTTCATCAAACGACAGGGCAAACGCCAGCATTCCGCCCGCCAGCAGCGCCGAGCCAAGATTGGGCATCACCACGTAGCGAAAGGTCTGCCAGCCGTTGGCCCCCAGATCCATCGACGCCTCCACCATGCTCCAGGCGGTGCGCCTGAAGCGGGCAATGACGTTGTTAAAAACCACCACCACGCAGAAGGTGGCATGGCCAATCACGATGGTCAGAAACCCTGGCTCCAGCCCTACCGTTTTAAACGCCGTCAGCAGCGCCAGACCGGTTACGATGCCCGGCAGGGCAATGGGCAACAGTAGCAGCAGCGAGACGGCACTCTTGCCAAAAAACTGGCTGCGCCAGAGAGCACAAGCAGCAAGCGTGCCAAGTATTAGCGCCACCAGGGTCGCCAGCGCCGCCACCTTAAGTGACAGTGTCACTGCATCAAGGATGTCGCCCCGCGACGCGGCGACGCTGAACCA
Above is a genomic segment from Enterobacter sp. C2 containing:
- a CDS encoding ABC transporter permease; this translates as MHSDRAPLLLKLAAWGGVIFLHFPLLIIAIYAFNTEDAAFSFPPQGLTLRWFSVAASRGDILDAVTLSLKVAALATLVALILGTLAACALWRSQFFGKSAVSLLLLLPIALPGIVTGLALLTAFKTVGLEPGFLTIVIGHATFCVVVVFNNVIARFRRTAWSMVEASMDLGANGWQTFRYVVMPNLGSALLAGGMLAFALSFDEIIVTTFTAGHERTLPLWLLNQLGRPREVPITNVVALLVMLVTTLPILGAWWLTRRGENAFGNEK